A genomic region of Ensifer sp. PDNC004 contains the following coding sequences:
- a CDS encoding ABC transporter substrate-binding protein — protein sequence MNRILAAGLLGLSLATSSLAHAEPVKIGVITTLSGGGAGLGIDMRDAFTLAIKQSGNKDVELVIEDDAQKPELAVQIAEKMIQGDKVDLMTGIIWSNLAMAVVPNTVAQDVIYLSPNAGPSALAGANCNPNYFNVAYQNDNFHEAMGQYANKDYKNAFILAPNYPAGKDALTGFKRYYKGALAGEIYTQVGQTDYAAEIAQIRASGADSVYFFLPGGMGIAFMKQYAQSGVNIPVMGPGFSFSQDVLPAIGDAALGVKNSATWSKDLDNEANKKFVEAFKAEYKRLPSIYAAQSWDTANLILAALSKASVKDKDAFRAALKAADFQSVRGKFVFNNNNHPIQNIYVREVVKEADGVLTNKIIATAFEDHKDAYADKCSM from the coding sequence ATGAACCGCATTCTGGCCGCGGGCCTTCTTGGCCTTTCGCTTGCGACATCGAGCCTTGCCCATGCCGAGCCGGTGAAGATCGGCGTCATCACCACGCTTTCAGGCGGCGGCGCCGGCCTGGGCATCGACATGCGCGACGCCTTCACCCTGGCGATCAAGCAGTCGGGCAACAAGGACGTCGAACTGGTGATCGAGGACGATGCCCAGAAGCCGGAACTTGCGGTGCAGATCGCCGAGAAGATGATCCAGGGCGACAAGGTCGACCTGATGACGGGCATCATCTGGTCGAACCTCGCAATGGCCGTCGTGCCGAACACGGTGGCGCAGGACGTGATCTATCTCTCGCCGAACGCCGGCCCGTCGGCGCTTGCCGGTGCGAACTGCAATCCGAACTACTTCAACGTCGCCTACCAGAACGACAACTTCCACGAGGCGATGGGGCAATACGCCAACAAGGACTACAAGAACGCCTTCATCCTGGCGCCCAACTATCCGGCCGGCAAGGACGCGCTGACCGGGTTCAAACGCTACTATAAGGGTGCACTTGCCGGCGAGATCTACACGCAGGTCGGCCAGACCGACTATGCAGCCGAGATCGCCCAGATCCGCGCCTCGGGCGCCGACAGCGTCTACTTCTTCCTGCCCGGCGGCATGGGCATCGCCTTCATGAAGCAATATGCCCAGTCGGGCGTGAATATCCCGGTCATGGGCCCCGGCTTCTCCTTCAGCCAGGACGTCCTGCCGGCGATCGGCGATGCTGCCCTTGGCGTCAAGAACTCGGCAACCTGGTCGAAGGACCTCGACAACGAGGCCAACAAGAAGTTCGTCGAAGCCTTCAAGGCCGAATACAAGCGCCTGCCCTCGATTTACGCGGCACAGAGCTGGGACACGGCAAACCTGATCCTTGCCGCCCTTTCCAAAGCGAGCGTCAAGGACAAGGACGCCTTCCGCGCAGCACTTAAGGCAGCCGACTTCCAGTCGGTGCGCGGCAAGTTCGTCTTCAACAACAACAACCACCCGATCCAGAACATCTACGTTCGCGAGGTGGTGAAGGAAGCCGACGGCGTGCTCACCAACAAGATCATCGCCACCGCCTTCGAAGACCACAAGGACGCCTACGCGGACAAGTGCAGCATGTAA
- a CDS encoding benzoate-CoA ligase family protein, with protein MLGPTSHVDTFTRDHLPPPEEWPEFLLEGFDYPDHLNAAVELTDAMVAKGFGDHTALIGNGRRRTYKELSDWTNRLAHALVENYGVKPGHRVLIRSANNPAMVACWLAATKAGAVVVNTMPMLRAGELAKIVDKAEISLALCDTRLMEEMIACAKDSRFLKQVVSFDGTANHDAELDRIALDKSVVFEAVHTGRDDVALLGFTSGTTGIPKATMHFHRDLLAIADGYAREVLAVTPDDIFVGSPPLAFTFGLGGLAIFPLRFGAAATLLEHATPANMVEIIEKYRATISFTAPTAYRAMMKAMDNGADLSSLRVAISAGETLPGPVFEEWTAKTGKPILDGIGATEMLHIFISNRFEDRKAASTGKPVGGYQARIVNDDMQEVPRGTIGRLAVRGPTGCRYMSDARQRDYVRDGWNLTGDAFYQDEDGFFHFAARSDDMIITAGYNIAGPEVEAALISHPEVAECAVVGAPDAERGQIVEAYVVLISGVSADDATIKRLQDHVKATIAPYKYPRSVKFLDNLPKTATGKIQRFRLRSEN; from the coding sequence ATGCTTGGACCGACTTCGCACGTCGATACGTTCACCCGCGACCATCTTCCGCCACCGGAAGAATGGCCGGAGTTCCTTCTCGAAGGTTTTGACTATCCGGATCACCTCAACGCCGCCGTCGAACTGACGGACGCCATGGTCGCCAAGGGTTTCGGCGATCATACCGCGCTGATCGGCAACGGGCGCCGCCGGACCTACAAGGAGCTGTCCGACTGGACCAACCGGCTCGCCCATGCGCTGGTCGAAAATTACGGCGTCAAACCCGGCCATCGCGTGCTCATCCGCTCCGCCAACAATCCGGCCATGGTCGCTTGCTGGCTGGCGGCAACCAAGGCCGGCGCCGTCGTCGTCAACACCATGCCGATGCTGAGAGCCGGGGAACTCGCCAAGATCGTCGACAAGGCCGAAATCAGCCTGGCGCTCTGCGACACGCGGCTGATGGAAGAGATGATCGCCTGCGCCAAGGACAGCCGCTTCCTGAAGCAGGTCGTGAGCTTCGACGGCACGGCGAACCACGACGCGGAACTCGACCGCATCGCACTCGACAAATCCGTCGTGTTCGAGGCCGTGCATACCGGTCGCGACGACGTGGCGCTGCTCGGCTTCACCTCGGGCACGACCGGGATCCCCAAGGCGACCATGCACTTCCATCGCGATCTGCTTGCGATCGCCGACGGCTACGCCCGTGAAGTGCTCGCCGTCACGCCCGACGATATCTTCGTCGGCTCGCCGCCGCTCGCCTTCACCTTCGGCCTTGGCGGCCTTGCGATCTTCCCCTTGCGCTTTGGAGCCGCAGCGACACTGCTCGAGCACGCGACGCCCGCCAACATGGTGGAGATCATCGAGAAATACAGAGCGACGATCTCGTTTACCGCCCCCACCGCCTATCGGGCGATGATGAAGGCGATGGACAACGGCGCCGATCTTTCATCACTGCGCGTCGCGATTTCCGCGGGCGAGACCCTGCCCGGTCCGGTCTTTGAGGAGTGGACGGCCAAGACCGGGAAGCCGATCCTCGACGGCATCGGCGCGACCGAGATGCTGCACATCTTCATTTCCAACCGGTTCGAGGATCGCAAGGCCGCCTCGACCGGCAAGCCCGTGGGCGGCTACCAGGCACGGATCGTCAATGACGACATGCAGGAAGTGCCCCGTGGCACGATTGGCAGGCTTGCTGTGCGCGGCCCGACCGGCTGCCGCTACATGTCGGATGCCCGTCAGCGCGACTATGTCCGCGACGGCTGGAACCTCACCGGCGACGCCTTCTACCAGGACGAGGACGGATTCTTCCATTTTGCCGCCCGCTCCGACGACATGATCATCACCGCCGGCTACAACATCGCCGGACCAGAAGTCGAGGCGGCCCTGATTTCCCACCCGGAAGTCGCCGAATGCGCCGTCGTCGGCGCGCCGGATGCGGAGCGTGGTCAGATTGTCGAAGCCTATGTCGTTCTGATATCTGGCGTGTCGGCGGACGACGCAACGATCAAGCGCCTGCAGGATCATGTGAAGGCGACGATCGCACCCTACAAATATCCGCGATCGGTAAAGTTCCTGGACAACCTGCCAAAGACAGCCACGGGCAAGATCCAGCGGTTCCGATTGCGGTCGGAGAACTGA
- a CDS encoding alpha/beta hydrolase yields MLEHRISDWDDAYANGSNIARGDRWPEAWVKPAEAFRNALLSAGRAKLDLAYGDRPRNRMDLFLPDGSPKGLVVFVHGGYWLQLDKSFWSHLAAGAVEHGYAVAMPSYTLCPEIRIAGIVEEVAAAISEAAKRVEGPLMLTGHSAGGHLVSRMITTTAPLSQDVQARIRNVVSISGVHDLRPIMSTAMNEKLAIDEAEALSQSPALLRPMQDARITCWVGGGERAEFLRQNALLANIWTGLGARTAAVAEPDRHHFNVIDGLADARHPLVRTLLSDE; encoded by the coding sequence ATGCTGGAACACCGCATTTCCGACTGGGACGACGCCTATGCGAACGGCTCGAACATCGCGCGCGGCGATCGCTGGCCGGAGGCTTGGGTCAAGCCGGCCGAGGCGTTCCGCAACGCCCTCTTGAGCGCTGGACGCGCCAAGCTCGACCTTGCCTATGGCGATCGGCCGAGGAACCGCATGGACCTGTTTCTGCCCGATGGTTCGCCGAAGGGCCTGGTGGTCTTCGTCCACGGCGGGTACTGGCTGCAGCTCGACAAGAGCTTCTGGTCGCACCTGGCGGCCGGGGCCGTGGAGCACGGCTATGCCGTCGCGATGCCGTCCTACACGCTCTGCCCGGAGATCCGCATTGCCGGGATCGTCGAGGAGGTCGCCGCCGCCATCAGCGAGGCAGCGAAACGCGTCGAGGGTCCCTTGATGCTGACCGGCCACTCGGCCGGCGGCCATCTGGTCAGCCGGATGATCACGACGACAGCGCCGCTTTCGCAGGATGTCCAGGCCCGGATCCGCAACGTCGTGTCGATCTCGGGCGTCCATGATCTGCGCCCGATCATGTCGACGGCCATGAACGAGAAGCTCGCGATCGACGAGGCCGAGGCACTTTCGCAGAGCCCGGCGCTGCTGCGGCCAATGCAAGACGCCCGCATCACCTGCTGGGTCGGCGGCGGCGAGCGTGCGGAGTTCCTGCGCCAGAATGCGCTTCTTGCCAATATCTGGACCGGGTTGGGCGCAAGGACTGCTGCTGTCGCCGAACCGGACAGGCACCACTTCAACGTCATCGACGGCCTTGCCGACGCCAGGCATCCTCTGGTTCGGACGCTGCTGTCGGACGAGTGA
- a CDS encoding threonine/serine dehydratase: MTAPRCPTPDEIADARKRIAPHFARTPLVRLDLGFPDRQIFLKLETLSPIGAFKLRPALNAVLSRDPADLKNGVAVTSSGNMAYGTAWAARLIGVPMVAYMYGGAPQTKIDGVRMLGGEVRFVSAETWWDYITGADRPDAPELLINPVTDQAVLAGNGSIGMEIVEDLPEVDVVLTPFGGGSMTTGVASALKAASSRCRVFAVEDDSAAPVSAALEAGQIVTIETRPSFIKSIGAPSLVPQLWPVARDLIDGAIAVRPGEVCDAIRLLFKKAKVVAEGAGAASLAAATVRPDLKGNIVCVISGGNIDAEAYSTVLGGGIPSA, encoded by the coding sequence ATGACTGCGCCACGCTGCCCGACCCCGGACGAAATCGCCGATGCCCGCAAACGCATCGCGCCGCATTTTGCACGCACGCCGCTGGTCAGGCTCGATCTTGGGTTTCCGGACCGCCAAATTTTTCTCAAGCTGGAGACGCTGTCTCCGATCGGCGCCTTCAAGCTCCGTCCGGCCCTGAACGCTGTCTTGTCGCGCGATCCGGCCGATCTCAAAAACGGCGTCGCAGTCACCAGTTCCGGTAACATGGCCTATGGCACGGCCTGGGCGGCACGCCTTATCGGCGTGCCGATGGTTGCCTACATGTATGGCGGCGCGCCGCAGACCAAGATAGACGGCGTGCGTATGCTTGGCGGTGAGGTGCGTTTCGTCAGTGCCGAGACCTGGTGGGACTACATCACTGGCGCCGATCGCCCGGACGCGCCGGAGCTGTTGATCAATCCGGTAACCGACCAGGCGGTGCTGGCCGGCAACGGCTCCATCGGCATGGAAATCGTCGAGGACCTGCCCGAGGTCGATGTCGTGCTGACGCCCTTTGGCGGCGGCAGCATGACCACCGGGGTGGCCAGCGCTCTTAAGGCCGCTTCCAGCCGCTGCCGTGTCTTTGCCGTCGAGGATGACAGCGCCGCACCGGTTTCGGCAGCTCTTGAGGCCGGGCAGATCGTGACGATCGAAACCCGCCCGTCCTTTATCAAGAGCATCGGTGCGCCATCGCTCGTGCCGCAGCTTTGGCCGGTCGCGCGGGACCTGATCGATGGGGCGATTGCCGTCAGACCGGGAGAGGTGTGCGACGCGATACGGCTGCTCTTCAAGAAAGCAAAGGTGGTCGCTGAGGGAGCCGGGGCCGCCTCGCTCGCGGCCGCAACCGTCCGGCCGGATCTCAAGGGCAACATCGTCTGCGTTATCTCGGGCGGCAACATCGATGCCGAGGCCTATTCCACCGTGCTCGGCGGTGGCATTCCCTCGGCCTGA
- a CDS encoding ABC transporter ATP-binding protein — protein MSEPVLEIRDLRKSFGALKATDGVSLQLRPGQIHALIGPNGAGKSTLIHQIAGSLKADSGTIRFLGQDIGGLDTAARAKLGLARSFQISSLAQEFSALRNVMLAVQARQGSSFHFFRQVTRDKDLIEPAMAMLERVDLAARAHVPAAELSHGERRQLEIAIALALSPKAFLFDEPMAGMGPEGSKRLTSFLDGLRHEAPMLLVEHDMDAVFALADRISVLVYGRIIASGTVDEIRSDPEVRRAYLGEAA, from the coding sequence ATGTCTGAACCCGTTCTCGAAATCCGCGATCTCAGAAAATCCTTCGGCGCGCTGAAAGCGACCGACGGTGTCAGTCTTCAGCTCCGCCCCGGCCAGATCCACGCACTGATCGGCCCGAACGGCGCCGGAAAAAGCACCCTGATCCACCAGATCGCCGGCTCACTGAAAGCCGATAGCGGCACGATCCGCTTTCTCGGCCAGGATATCGGCGGCCTGGACACGGCCGCCCGCGCCAAACTCGGCCTCGCCCGCAGCTTCCAGATTTCTTCGCTGGCGCAGGAGTTCTCGGCGCTTCGCAACGTCATGCTGGCAGTGCAGGCGCGACAGGGCAGCAGCTTCCACTTCTTCCGCCAGGTGACCCGCGACAAGGACCTGATCGAACCGGCGATGGCGATGCTGGAGCGCGTCGATCTTGCCGCGCGTGCCCATGTGCCAGCAGCCGAACTCTCGCACGGCGAGCGCAGGCAGCTCGAAATCGCCATCGCGCTGGCGTTATCGCCAAAGGCGTTTCTCTTCGACGAGCCGATGGCCGGCATGGGACCGGAGGGCTCGAAGCGGCTGACCTCCTTCCTCGACGGTCTGCGCCACGAAGCACCGATGCTCCTGGTCGAGCACGATATGGATGCGGTCTTTGCGCTGGCGGACCGCATTTCCGTGCTGGTCTATGGCCGCATCATCGCGTCGGGCACGGTCGATGAAATCCGCAGCGATCCCGAAGTACGCCGGGCCTATCTGGGAGAAGCCGCGTGA
- a CDS encoding M20/M25/M40 family metallo-hydrolase, with protein MARSSTVPSQGRLTWHSPVIAFDRDLIAAVRASASERQLSHRDIVSGAGHHAFNLARRVPTTMIFVPCRDGVSHIPREYASPGDVTAGANILLDVTFDRASA; from the coding sequence TTGGCCCGCTCATCAACCGTGCCCAGCCAGGGGCGCCTGACCTGGCATTCGCCGGTGATCGCCTTCGACCGCGATTTGATCGCGGCCGTTCGAGCAAGCGCGAGCGAGCGCCAGCTCTCCCATCGCGACATTGTTTCCGGCGCCGGCCATCACGCGTTCAATCTGGCGCGCCGGGTCCCGACCACGATGATCTTCGTACCCTGCCGCGACGGGGTCAGTCACATCCCGCGCGAATACGCGTCACCCGGCGATGTCACCGCCGGCGCGAACATACTCCTCGACGTCACATTCGATCGTGCGTCGGCGTGA
- a CDS encoding branched-chain amino acid ABC transporter permease translates to MFTALLIEQLLNGLQLGVMLFLMAAGLTLIFGVMGLINLAHGSLYMIGAFACATVAAATGSFWIGLIASLAAAAGVGAIIEVAVIRRLYDRDHFDQVLATFALILVLSEGARWLFGSFPLYLDIPPVLQGAVPLPGGGQYQLYRLAIIGVGIAVAIGLYLLISRTRLGMRIRAGESDREMIGALGVDIGTLYTVVFALGAALAGLAGALVGALQSVQVGMGEPVLILAFVVIVIGGIGSIKGALVGAIIVGVVDTMGRFLLPSLLALTMPASQATTIGAALASMLIYVVMALILAFRPSGLFAAQS, encoded by the coding sequence TTGTTCACCGCACTTCTGATCGAACAACTGCTCAACGGGCTCCAGCTCGGTGTGATGCTGTTTCTGATGGCCGCCGGCCTGACGCTGATCTTTGGCGTCATGGGTCTGATCAACCTGGCACACGGCTCGCTCTACATGATCGGCGCCTTTGCCTGCGCGACGGTCGCAGCCGCGACAGGCTCCTTCTGGATCGGGTTGATCGCGAGCCTTGCGGCCGCCGCCGGCGTCGGCGCGATCATCGAGGTCGCCGTCATTCGCAGGCTCTATGACCGCGATCATTTCGATCAGGTGCTCGCCACCTTCGCGCTGATCCTGGTCCTGTCGGAAGGCGCCCGCTGGCTCTTCGGCTCGTTCCCGCTCTATCTCGACATCCCGCCCGTGCTCCAGGGCGCGGTGCCGCTTCCGGGCGGCGGCCAGTACCAGCTCTACCGGTTGGCGATCATCGGCGTCGGTATCGCCGTCGCGATCGGCCTCTATCTGCTGATCTCCCGTACCCGGCTCGGCATGCGCATCCGGGCGGGCGAGTCCGATCGCGAGATGATCGGAGCGCTCGGTGTCGACATAGGTACGCTTTATACGGTGGTCTTCGCGCTTGGAGCGGCGCTTGCCGGGCTTGCCGGTGCACTGGTCGGCGCGCTGCAATCGGTGCAGGTCGGGATGGGTGAGCCGGTGCTGATCCTCGCCTTCGTCGTCATCGTCATTGGCGGCATCGGCTCGATCAAGGGCGCGCTGGTCGGTGCCATCATCGTCGGTGTCGTCGACACGATGGGCCGCTTTCTGCTTCCCTCGCTTTTGGCACTCACCATGCCCGCATCGCAGGCGACCACGATCGGGGCAGCGCTCGCCTCGATGCTGATCTATGTCGTCATGGCTCTCATCCTCGCCTTCAGGCCAAGCGGCCTGTTTGCGGCGCAGTCGTGA
- a CDS encoding branched-chain amino acid ABC transporter permease has translation MTRETTINLLLALLLLGAPILAASLGEPFYVTLATRIAVLALAAVGLNMALGLGGLLSFGHAAFFGLGGYVAGILATHAFNAEPLFAGIPATTSMPIIWVTAIAVAGLIALPIGAISLRTSGVYFIMITLAFAQMIYYFAISWPAYGGEDGLSLSMRNAFPGVNTAKPLPYFLICYAALMAALLLFRVVEGSRFGSALQAARQNGIRLAAVGIAPFNIRLVAFAVSAMITGLAGALYADLNRFVGPSMLSWHMSGELIVLIILGGKGRLFGPVAGAMIFVFFEYVLGGITERWQFFLGLILLGIVLFARGGLLGLLSGKPRHV, from the coding sequence ATGACCCGCGAAACCACAATCAACCTGCTGCTCGCCCTCCTGCTTCTCGGCGCGCCGATCCTGGCCGCAAGTCTGGGCGAACCCTTCTATGTGACGCTCGCAACCCGCATCGCGGTGCTGGCCCTTGCCGCCGTCGGCCTCAATATGGCGCTGGGGCTCGGCGGGCTGCTTTCCTTCGGGCATGCGGCGTTCTTCGGCCTCGGCGGCTACGTCGCCGGTATCCTTGCGACCCACGCCTTCAATGCCGAGCCGCTTTTCGCTGGCATTCCGGCGACGACGTCGATGCCGATTATCTGGGTTACGGCGATCGCGGTCGCCGGCCTCATCGCGTTGCCGATCGGCGCGATCAGCCTGCGTACGTCGGGCGTCTATTTCATCATGATCACGCTCGCCTTCGCGCAGATGATCTACTATTTCGCCATCTCCTGGCCGGCCTATGGCGGCGAGGACGGCCTGTCCTTGTCGATGCGCAACGCCTTTCCCGGCGTCAACACCGCCAAGCCCCTGCCCTACTTCCTGATCTGCTACGCGGCCCTGATGGCAGCGCTGCTCCTGTTTCGCGTCGTCGAAGGCTCGCGCTTCGGCAGCGCCCTGCAAGCGGCAAGGCAGAACGGGATCCGCCTTGCGGCAGTGGGCATTGCGCCCTTCAACATCCGGCTCGTCGCCTTTGCCGTCTCGGCGATGATCACCGGGCTCGCCGGCGCGCTCTATGCCGATCTCAACCGCTTCGTCGGGCCCTCGATGCTCTCTTGGCACATGTCGGGCGAACTGATCGTGCTGATCATCCTCGGCGGCAAGGGCCGGCTGTTCGGCCCCGTCGCCGGCGCGATGATCTTCGTCTTCTTCGAATATGTGCTCGGCGGTATTACCGAGCGCTGGCAGTTCTTCCTCGGCCTCATCCTGCTCGGCATCGTGCTCTTTGCTCGCGGTGGTCTGCTGGGTCTCCTCTCCGGAAAGCCGCGCCATGTCTGA
- a CDS encoding ABC transporter ATP-binding protein: MSLLELKGLETFYGASQALFGVNLDVREGEVVALMGRNGMGKTTTINSILGLVRPRSGAISFAGKTISGLRPHRIARLGLGLVPEGRRCFPNLTVMENLVATARGNGWTFEKVTALFPRLGERRDQYANTLSGGEQQMLAIGRALMTNPSLLILDEATEGLAPVIRHDIWSAIRTLKASGQSILVVDKTLSELLPVADRCFVLEKGTTVFEGAPATLTPELQDRYLGV; encoded by the coding sequence GTGAGCCTGCTCGAACTCAAGGGCCTTGAAACCTTCTACGGCGCTTCCCAGGCGCTCTTCGGCGTCAACCTCGATGTACGCGAGGGCGAGGTCGTCGCGCTCATGGGCCGCAACGGCATGGGCAAGACGACGACGATCAATTCGATCCTCGGGCTCGTGCGCCCGCGCTCGGGCGCAATCAGCTTTGCCGGCAAGACGATCTCCGGCCTGCGTCCGCACCGGATTGCGAGACTCGGCCTCGGCCTCGTGCCCGAAGGACGGCGCTGCTTTCCCAATCTCACCGTCATGGAGAACCTTGTGGCCACCGCCCGCGGCAACGGATGGACCTTCGAGAAGGTGACCGCGCTCTTCCCGCGCCTCGGCGAACGGCGCGACCAATATGCCAACACACTCTCTGGCGGCGAGCAGCAGATGCTGGCGATCGGCCGGGCGCTGATGACCAATCCGAGCCTGCTCATTCTCGACGAGGCAACCGAAGGGCTTGCCCCGGTCATCCGCCATGACATCTGGTCGGCGATCCGTACGCTGAAGGCATCGGGGCAATCGATCCTCGTCGTCGACAAGACGCTTTCGGAACTGCTGCCCGTTGCCGACCGTTGCTTCGTCCTGGAAAAGGGGACGACCGTCTTCGAAGGCGCACCGGCCACGCTGACGCCTGAACTTCAGGACCGCTATCTAGGCGTTTGA
- the kynA gene encoding tryptophan 2,3-dioxygenase, whose product MSKSYDPSKEGAQMSFKGRMSYSDYLMLEKVLDAQEPLSKAHDEMLFIIQHQTSELWMKLALHEINAAVRSIRDDRLEPAFKMLTRVARIFEQLNSAWDVLRTMTPSEYTTFRESLGQSSGFQSWQYRAIEFLAGNRNVAMLGPHAHRPDIMEKLEAILSAPSLYDEAIRLLSRNGFDVGAEADKTDWRETRTESDKVFAGWQTVYRDPERYWMLYELAEKLVDFEDYFRRWRFNHVTTVERIIGMKRGTGGTSGASYLKKMLEVELFPELWHVRTGL is encoded by the coding sequence ATGAGCAAGTCATACGACCCTTCGAAAGAAGGCGCCCAAATGTCGTTCAAGGGACGCATGTCCTACAGCGACTACCTGATGCTGGAAAAGGTGCTGGACGCACAAGAGCCGCTTTCCAAAGCCCATGACGAGATGCTGTTCATCATCCAGCATCAGACGTCCGAGCTCTGGATGAAGCTCGCGCTGCACGAGATCAATGCGGCGGTCCGCTCGATCCGCGACGACCGGCTGGAACCCGCCTTCAAGATGCTGACCCGCGTCGCCCGCATCTTCGAGCAGCTGAACAGCGCCTGGGACGTGCTGCGCACGATGACCCCGAGCGAATACACCACGTTCCGCGAATCGCTCGGCCAATCCTCCGGTTTCCAGTCCTGGCAGTACCGGGCGATCGAGTTCCTTGCCGGCAACCGCAATGTCGCGATGCTCGGCCCCCATGCGCACCGCCCCGACATCATGGAAAAGCTGGAAGCGATCCTTTCAGCGCCGTCGCTCTACGACGAGGCGATCCGGCTGCTTTCGCGCAACGGCTTCGACGTCGGCGCGGAAGCGGACAAGACCGATTGGCGCGAGACGCGTACCGAAAGCGACAAGGTCTTTGCCGGCTGGCAGACCGTCTACCGCGATCCGGAACGCTACTGGATGCTCTACGAGCTTGCCGAGAAGCTGGTCGATTTCGAGGACTATTTCCGCCGCTGGCGCTTCAACCACGTCACGACGGTCGAGCGTATCATCGGCATGAAACGCGGAACCGGGGGCACATCCGGCGCGTCCTATCTGAAAAAGATGCTCGAAGTGGAACTTTTCCCCGAGCTCTGGCACGTGCGCACGGGTCTCTGA
- the kynU gene encoding kynureninase has translation MNAVPDLAAIKAMDAADVLAPMRERFILPPGLIYLDGNSLGVASTAAFDELQKAATVEWGRDLIRSWNTAGWFEMPLTLGDRVGRLIGAAAGQTVVCDTTSINIYKALHAAMALRPDRSVIVSEGGSFPTDLYMAEGVVSTRAGASLRLEGVDAPEIEDLIDGSVAVVLVNHVNYKSGELRDMAALTRKAHEHGALVIWDLCHTAGALPVDLDGANVDFAVGCTYKYLNGGPGAPAFIYAATRHHGDIRQPLSGWWGHARPFAFEKHYAAGEGIRRFLCGTQPILSLRALKGALDVWDAVDMKALREKSIGLTDLFIALVEAKCGAYGLELESPRDGTKRGSQVSFKHPNAYEIMQALIARGVIGDFRAPTTMRFGFTPLYVSYVDVWQAVEILEDILDTGAWQDARFTVRAAVT, from the coding sequence ATGAATGCAGTTCCTGATCTTGCCGCGATCAAGGCCATGGATGCGGCCGATGTGCTCGCCCCGATGCGCGAGCGCTTCATCCTGCCTCCGGGTCTCATCTATCTCGACGGCAACTCGCTCGGCGTCGCCTCGACCGCCGCCTTCGACGAACTTCAGAAGGCGGCGACCGTGGAATGGGGACGGGACCTCATCCGCAGCTGGAACACCGCCGGCTGGTTCGAGATGCCGCTGACCCTCGGCGATCGGGTCGGGCGGCTGATCGGGGCTGCCGCCGGCCAGACCGTCGTCTGCGACACCACCTCGATCAACATTTACAAGGCGCTGCATGCGGCGATGGCGCTCCGGCCCGATCGCTCGGTGATCGTCAGCGAAGGCGGCAGTTTCCCGACCGACCTCTACATGGCCGAAGGCGTGGTCTCGACGCGCGCCGGTGCTTCGCTCCGGCTCGAAGGGGTCGATGCACCCGAGATCGAGGACCTGATCGACGGCAGCGTCGCCGTGGTTCTGGTCAACCATGTCAATTACAAGTCCGGCGAGCTGCGCGACATGGCGGCGCTGACCCGCAAGGCGCACGAACACGGCGCGCTGGTCATCTGGGACCTCTGCCATACGGCCGGCGCCCTGCCGGTTGATCTCGATGGCGCCAATGTCGATTTCGCCGTCGGCTGCACCTACAAGTACCTGAACGGTGGCCCCGGCGCCCCCGCCTTCATCTATGCCGCCACCCGTCACCACGGCGATATCCGCCAGCCGCTTAGCGGCTGGTGGGGCCACGCCCGTCCCTTCGCTTTCGAAAAGCACTATGCAGCCGGCGAGGGCATTCGACGCTTCCTCTGCGGAACGCAGCCGATCCTGTCGCTGCGGGCGCTTAAGGGCGCGCTCGACGTCTGGGACGCGGTTGACATGAAGGCACTGCGCGAAAAGAGCATCGGCCTCACGGACCTCTTCATTGCGCTGGTCGAGGCGAAATGCGGTGCCTATGGCCTCGAGCTTGAAAGCCCGCGCGATGGTACCAAGCGCGGAAGCCAGGTTTCGTTCAAACACCCGAACGCCTACGAGATCATGCAGGCGCTCATTGCCCGCGGCGTCATCGGCGATTTCCGTGCACCAACGACGATGCGCTTCGGATTCACGCCGCTCTATGTGAGCTATGTCGACGTCTGGCAGGCGGTCGAAATCCTGGAAGACATCCTCGACACCGGTGCCTGGCAGGATGCGCGCTTCACGGTCCGTGCGGCCGTGACCTGA